Proteins found in one Neurospora crassa OR74A linkage group II, whole genome shotgun sequence genomic segment:
- a CDS encoding fructosamine-3-kinase — protein MSPTVDPAILRALGLDPNSASASITSHGGSGFSSTYKLLTTTPDDSKRAYFVKTGSGPDAAAMFLGEHHSLNAIHSAIPSFCPRSYANGTMSSNSNQHFLLTDFLNLRSSGGSARSGSACGESFAAKLAKMHTLPAPIPEGYDKPMFGFPVPTYCGATKQDNTWKEDWAEFYADNRLRHVLKEGEKINGKSKELSDAVDKVASKVVPRLLGEQTIGKVTPVLLHGDLWSGNQGRGRFSEEGGVEEVIYDPAAVYGHSEYELGIMKMFGGFGGGFWKEYGELMPKQEPKEEWEDRIALYELYHHLNHYALFGGGYRGGAMSIMKKLIAKYA, from the exons ATGTCTCCAACCGTCGACCCCGCCATCCTCCGCGCTCTGGGTCTGGATCCCaactccgcctccgccagcATCACTTCCCACGGCGGCTCCGGTTTCTCCTCGACTTATAagctcctcaccaccacccctgaTGACAGCAAAAGGGCATACTTTGTCAAAACCGGCAGCGGTCccgacgccgccgccatgtTCCTTGGGGAACATCACTCCCTCAATGCGATCCATTCCGCCATCCCCTCCTTCTGTCCACGCTCTTATGCCAACGGGACCATGTCCTCCAACTCTAACCAGCATTTCTTGCTGACTGATTTCCTCAATCTCCGCTCGAGCGGTGGTTCGGCCAGATCTGGCAGTGCATGTGGTGAATCCTTTGCAGCAAAGCTGGCCAAGATGCACACCCTCCCCGCCCCGATCCCCGAGGGGTACGACAAACCCATGTTCGGCTTTCCCGTCCCTACATACTGCGGAGCGACGAAGCAGGACAATACCTGGAAGGAGGACTGGGCAGAGTTCTACGCTGACAACCGGTTACGCCATGTGCTGAAGGAAGGTGAGAAGATAAATGGAAAAAGCAAAGAGTTGAGCGACGCGGTGGACAAGGTCGCATCAAAGGTGGTGCCCAGACTTTTGGGGGAACAGACGATAGGAAAGGTGACGCCGGTGTTGCTACATGGGGATTTGTGGAGTGGGAATCAGGGACGGGGTAGGTTTTCCGAGGAAGGGGGCGTTGAGGAGGTCATCTATGACCCGGCAGCGGTTTATGGGCACTCGGAGTATGAGCTGGGCATCATGAAGATGTTTGGCGGGTTTGGCGGGGGGTTTTGGAAGGAGTATGGGGAGTTGATGCCGAAGCAGGAACCGAAAGAGGAATGGGAGGATCGAATTGCCTTGTATGAGCT GTACCACCATTTGAACCACTATGCGTTGTTTGGAGGCGGGTATCGCGGCGGCGCCATGTCCATTATGAAGAAGCTTATTGCAAAGTATGCGTAG